In Spirochaeta thermophila DSM 6578, the following proteins share a genomic window:
- a CDS encoding DUF6062 family protein: MKHNIATLAVWDAFRQDAECPLCVLERKQEHQLITSHLENIMDPATRTLIEERGYCGHHLRLLYERNDLLPLAIQLKDILAYRVGRRRKRYDEVRRHVERVPRLIRILRNRSQIEDETCLICDELEEGTSLNIHIVFTLWKKEEDFREAVTRCMGFCIPHEDLLLREAPLLLGGKHLSSFLSTVTTRQEDRFRALEEALSYFIDQYDYRNANRPWGTSREAVPRAIETLAGMVLNEKKEK, from the coding sequence ATGAAACACAATATAGCCACGCTCGCCGTCTGGGACGCTTTCCGGCAGGACGCCGAGTGTCCCCTCTGCGTCCTCGAACGAAAGCAGGAACACCAGCTCATCACCTCGCACCTCGAGAACATCATGGACCCCGCGACCCGTACCCTCATAGAAGAGAGAGGCTACTGCGGTCACCACCTCCGGCTCCTCTATGAACGTAACGACCTCCTGCCCCTCGCCATCCAGCTCAAGGACATCCTCGCCTACCGGGTCGGCCGAAGGCGGAAGCGGTACGACGAGGTGCGAAGACATGTGGAACGCGTCCCCCGGCTCATCAGGATACTGAGGAACAGATCCCAGATCGAGGACGAGACCTGCCTCATCTGTGACGAACTCGAAGAAGGCACCTCCCTCAACATACACATCGTCTTCACCCTCTGGAAGAAAGAAGAGGACTTCAGGGAAGCCGTGACCCGCTGTATGGGCTTCTGCATCCCCCATGAAGACCTCCTCCTCCGGGAAGCCCCCCTTCTACTCGGAGGAAAACACCTTTCATCGTTTCTATCCACAGTAACAACGCGTCAGGAGGACCGCTTTCGCGCCCTTGAGGAAGCCCTCTCCTACTTCATCGACCAGTACGACTACCGGAACGCGAACCGTCCGTGGGGAACCTCCCGCGAAGCCGTACCCCGCGCCATCGAGACTCTCGCAGGTATGGTGCTGAACGAAAAGAAAGAGAAATAG
- a CDS encoding zinc dependent phospholipase C family protein: protein MPKEVLHWVIARMVGEGLPPGRVRKAVEAHPGLFFYGAVAPDSLFYVLSPSREVREAGRRVHGTAGVESFAGLRRVVEGGAGEVADALVAGWLTHVAADVVFHPMVFYLTGSREAEDERVRKGSTYRHYALETVLDLYVLDRWEVPWGGRLERMVGPYGGDRRVGEVLGAAWFLDEGRADEAGRVMRRHALLQGLFFSKGAAFLVDAAGVVVPWLRSFRGLFYRERFRWLRGVWRGPVAWRHPVTGEEREAGVEELMEEAVEKGRELVRMLEEVPAREWPVGPCLETGLPVDDTRPMRYFDVEREPVCSIWS from the coding sequence GTGCCGAAGGAGGTGCTCCACTGGGTGATCGCCCGGATGGTGGGAGAGGGGCTCCCTCCGGGGAGGGTGCGAAAGGCGGTGGAGGCGCACCCCGGGCTGTTCTTCTACGGGGCGGTGGCGCCCGACTCGCTCTTCTACGTGCTGTCCCCTTCGAGGGAGGTGAGGGAGGCGGGGAGGCGGGTGCACGGCACGGCGGGGGTGGAGAGCTTTGCAGGGCTGCGGCGTGTGGTGGAGGGTGGGGCCGGGGAGGTGGCGGATGCCCTGGTGGCGGGGTGGCTTACCCACGTGGCGGCGGATGTGGTCTTTCACCCCATGGTGTTCTACCTTACGGGGAGCAGGGAGGCGGAGGATGAGCGGGTGAGGAAGGGGAGCACCTACCGGCACTATGCCCTGGAGACGGTGCTCGATCTGTACGTGTTGGACCGGTGGGAGGTGCCGTGGGGAGGGCGGCTCGAGCGGATGGTGGGGCCGTATGGGGGGGATCGGCGGGTGGGGGAGGTGCTCGGGGCTGCGTGGTTCCTGGATGAGGGGCGGGCGGATGAGGCGGGCCGCGTGATGCGGCGGCACGCCCTGCTGCAGGGGCTGTTCTTCTCGAAGGGGGCGGCCTTCCTGGTGGATGCGGCGGGTGTGGTGGTGCCGTGGTTGCGGAGCTTCCGCGGGCTGTTCTACCGGGAGCGGTTCCGATGGCTGCGAGGGGTGTGGAGAGGGCCAGTGGCCTGGCGGCACCCGGTGACCGGGGAGGAGCGTGAGGCAGGGGTGGAGGAGTTGATGGAGGAGGCGGTGGAGAAGGGGCGGGAGCTGGTGCGGATGCTGGAGGAGGTGCCGGCCCGGGAGTGGCCGGTGGGGCCATGCCTGGAGACAGGGCTTCCTGTGGACGACACGAGACCCATGCGGTACTTTGATGTGGAGAGAGAGCCGGTATGCAGTATCTGGAGCTGA
- a CDS encoding MATE family efflux transporter, translating to MRGVSLQEQMFSGPVFPLLIRLSLPIFAGMLFQLLYNITDTIWISWIDLEDPSLVGGIGIIFPLIFLFMALGNGLMVGTASLVARAVGEQNEEHLDAAADSGLFMGLLITVVMVVGGYVFKDALVGGLGAEGAYYERALEYFTYVLPGAAFIFMQNTLIGVLQGEGLVNYVMRSMIIGTVLNIVLDPVFIFLFGWGVKGAALATVLAQGIGFLYVVYVFLAGKTRVPIHIRLSGIRGKVMAEIFSVGFPQTLGQAIMSLSFLIFNRIVIAIDPLALTAFTLCGRFDQAILMPIFAVASALVTMMGQNFGRRLYDRMLIIWHVALRVSVATVAVIVLAIVLFAPRIFSLFTDVPEVLSYAVAQVRTMEYAFIFASFGILGRSFFQAIGKGWAGLLLVLLRLVLLAVPAVLLFVYVFDLGIRGVWFGLVFANVSTALTAALWVPRTIRSMMEREPMPALR from the coding sequence ATGCGAGGCGTATCGCTTCAGGAGCAGATGTTTTCCGGGCCGGTATTTCCCCTCCTTATTAGGCTCTCCCTTCCCATATTTGCTGGGATGCTCTTTCAGTTGCTCTACAACATCACCGATACCATCTGGATAAGCTGGATTGATCTGGAGGATCCCTCTCTGGTGGGGGGTATCGGGATCATCTTCCCCCTCATATTTCTCTTTATGGCCCTTGGAAATGGGCTTATGGTGGGTACGGCTTCTCTGGTGGCGAGAGCCGTAGGTGAGCAGAACGAGGAACACCTCGATGCTGCAGCTGATTCTGGTCTCTTTATGGGCCTCCTCATCACAGTGGTGATGGTGGTGGGAGGATATGTCTTTAAGGATGCGCTTGTGGGAGGTCTGGGGGCAGAAGGGGCCTACTATGAGAGGGCGCTTGAGTACTTTACCTATGTGCTTCCCGGAGCTGCGTTCATCTTCATGCAGAACACCCTCATCGGGGTGCTTCAGGGTGAGGGGCTCGTGAACTACGTGATGAGGTCGATGATCATCGGGACGGTTCTCAATATCGTGCTTGATCCTGTGTTCATCTTCCTCTTCGGTTGGGGTGTAAAGGGCGCGGCCCTCGCTACGGTGCTCGCCCAGGGGATCGGTTTTCTCTACGTGGTGTACGTCTTTCTCGCGGGGAAGACGAGGGTTCCCATCCACATACGGCTTTCGGGGATACGGGGCAAGGTGATGGCCGAGATCTTCTCGGTGGGCTTTCCCCAGACCTTGGGACAGGCGATCATGTCCTTGAGCTTCCTCATCTTCAACCGCATCGTGATCGCCATAGATCCCCTCGCGCTCACGGCCTTCACCCTCTGCGGCCGGTTCGACCAGGCCATCCTCATGCCCATCTTCGCCGTGGCCTCGGCCCTTGTGACCATGATGGGGCAGAACTTCGGGCGGCGGCTCTACGATCGGATGCTCATCATCTGGCACGTGGCGCTCAGGGTCTCGGTGGCCACGGTGGCGGTGATCGTGCTCGCCATCGTGCTTTTCGCGCCGAGGATCTTCTCCCTCTTCACCGATGTCCCCGAGGTGCTCTCCTATGCGGTGGCCCAGGTCCGCACCATGGAGTACGCCTTCATCTTCGCTTCGTTCGGGATCCTGGGCAGGTCGTTCTTCCAGGCCATAGGAAAGGGATGGGCGGGGCTCCTCCTCGTGCTTCTTCGCCTGGTGCTCCTCGCCGTGCCTGCGGTGCTTCTCTTTGTGTATGTGTTCGATCTGGGGATACGGGGTGTCTGGTTCGGGCTCGTCTTCGCCAATGTCTCCACCGCGCTCACCGCTGCCTTGTGGGTGCCTCGTACCATACGGTCGATGATGGAGAGGGAGCCGATGCCGGCCCTCCGGTAA
- a CDS encoding pyridoxamine 5'-phosphate oxidase family protein produces MIVKREEILTRLEEVVDTTRFGLLVTVDGARVPNARWMTVGFLKGQHRDLYTVSSPQDRKVEEVRANPSVLWVFSRKDYREVFRVWGRAQVIENPALLGELLEGIAEALELFWKVHGELEEFVVIETVITRLEYERPREGVREVVSWE; encoded by the coding sequence ATGATCGTGAAACGAGAAGAAATCCTCACGAGACTCGAGGAGGTGGTGGACACCACCAGATTCGGGCTCCTGGTGACCGTCGATGGAGCGCGGGTCCCCAATGCCCGCTGGATGACCGTCGGGTTCCTCAAGGGGCAGCACAGGGACCTCTATACCGTCTCGTCTCCGCAGGACCGTAAGGTGGAGGAGGTGAGGGCGAATCCCTCAGTGCTCTGGGTCTTCAGCCGCAAGGACTACCGGGAGGTTTTCAGGGTGTGGGGTCGCGCCCAGGTGATCGAGAACCCTGCGCTCCTTGGTGAGCTCCTCGAGGGGATCGCGGAGGCGTTGGAGCTTTTCTGGAAGGTGCACGGTGAGCTCGAGGAGTTCGTGGTGATCGAGACGGTGATCACCAGGCTGGAGTACGAGAGACCCCGGGAAGGGGTGAGGGAGGTGGTCTCATGGGAGTGA
- the htpG gene encoding molecular chaperone HtpG, protein MARHEFQTEVHRLLDIIIHSLYSHREIFLRELVSNASDALDKLRFLVLTDEAYKGVPFAPRIDIRFDEEGRSYLQVEDTGIGMNEQDLIENLGTIAKSGTNEFLSRLTGDAKKDATLIGQFGVGFYSAFMVADRVEVLTRKAGEEKAFLWVSDGKGEYEILPAERAGHGTTVKLYLNEQGKEFASRWRIEEIVRRYSNHIQFPIYLHYTEEKEGTRTEVEKQLNAAVALWRRPKGEISEQEYKDFYKTLTHDEEDPLFWLHFKAEGTLEYTVLLYVPSSAPFDMFSPHYRAGVKLYVKRVFITEDDRELLPTYLRFVRGVIDSEDLPLNVSREMLQEHRILATIRNAAVKRFLQECTRIAEEDPATYERFIREYNKPLKEGLYLDHQHRDVLIELVRFKSTKVEGYTSLAAYKERMKPDQKAIYYITGGDEKLLRSAPILEAYRARDIEVLIMDDEIDELLAPVIGSYQGVPLKAVHTRDAAEELGESEEEKRRREEKKDVLEKMKAVLKERVKDVVASSRLSDVPAAAVLDERDLSPQMQAILKAMGQVDLPETKPVLEVNLDHPVVERIRAAEGQELEDMVLLVYDQAVLSAGLRPEDGPEFARRIVRMLERG, encoded by the coding sequence ATGGCTCGACATGAATTCCAGACAGAAGTCCACAGACTCCTCGATATCATCATCCACTCGCTCTATTCGCACCGGGAGATCTTCCTCCGGGAGCTCGTCTCCAATGCCTCGGACGCCCTCGACAAGCTCAGATTCCTCGTGCTCACCGACGAGGCCTACAAGGGGGTCCCCTTCGCTCCCAGGATCGATATCCGGTTCGACGAGGAAGGACGATCGTATCTCCAGGTGGAGGATACCGGTATCGGGATGAACGAGCAGGATCTCATCGAGAACCTGGGGACCATCGCCAAGTCGGGTACGAACGAGTTCCTCTCGCGTCTCACAGGGGATGCGAAGAAGGATGCGACCCTCATCGGACAGTTCGGGGTGGGCTTCTACAGCGCCTTCATGGTGGCCGATAGGGTAGAGGTGCTCACCAGAAAGGCCGGAGAAGAGAAGGCCTTTCTCTGGGTGAGCGATGGAAAGGGGGAATACGAGATCCTTCCGGCCGAACGGGCGGGTCACGGGACCACGGTGAAGCTCTATCTCAACGAGCAGGGCAAGGAGTTCGCCTCTCGGTGGCGGATCGAGGAGATCGTACGACGGTACTCGAACCACATCCAGTTCCCCATCTACCTCCACTACACCGAAGAAAAGGAAGGAACGCGGACCGAGGTGGAGAAGCAGCTGAATGCTGCGGTGGCCCTCTGGCGTCGCCCGAAGGGCGAGATCTCCGAACAGGAGTACAAGGATTTCTACAAGACGCTCACCCACGACGAGGAGGATCCGCTCTTCTGGCTCCACTTCAAAGCAGAGGGGACTCTGGAGTACACCGTGCTCCTCTACGTGCCCTCGAGCGCTCCTTTCGACATGTTCTCCCCCCACTATCGGGCGGGGGTGAAGCTCTACGTGAAGCGAGTCTTCATCACCGAGGACGACAGGGAGCTCCTCCCCACGTACCTCAGGTTCGTGAGAGGGGTGATCGACTCGGAGGATCTCCCTCTCAACGTGAGCCGTGAGATGCTCCAGGAGCACCGTATCCTCGCCACCATCCGGAATGCGGCGGTGAAGCGCTTCCTGCAGGAATGCACGCGGATCGCAGAGGAGGATCCGGCCACGTACGAGCGGTTCATCAGGGAGTACAACAAGCCGCTCAAGGAGGGACTCTACCTCGATCACCAGCACCGGGACGTGCTCATCGAGCTGGTGCGGTTCAAGTCCACGAAGGTGGAGGGCTACACGAGCCTCGCGGCCTACAAGGAGCGGATGAAGCCAGATCAGAAGGCTATCTACTACATCACCGGTGGCGATGAGAAGCTCCTCCGGAGCGCTCCGATCCTGGAGGCCTACAGAGCACGGGACATCGAGGTGCTCATCATGGACGACGAGATAGACGAGCTCCTCGCCCCTGTGATCGGTTCGTACCAGGGGGTGCCGCTCAAGGCGGTGCATACCAGGGATGCGGCCGAGGAACTGGGTGAGAGTGAGGAGGAGAAGAGGCGTCGGGAGGAGAAGAAGGATGTGCTCGAGAAGATGAAGGCGGTGCTCAAAGAACGGGTGAAGGACGTGGTGGCATCGAGCAGGCTTTCGGACGTACCTGCGGCGGCCGTGCTGGACGAACGCGATCTCTCCCCACAGATGCAGGCGATTCTCAAGGCAATGGGGCAGGTCGACCTGCCGGAGACCAAGCCCGTGCTCGAGGTGAATCTCGACCACCCGGTGGTCGAGCGGATACGTGCGGCCGAGGGGCAGGAACTGGAGGACATGGTGTTGCTCGTGTACGATCAAGCCGTGCTCTCCGCAGGGCTCAGGCCGGAGGACGGGCCCGAGTTCGCGCGAAGGATCGTGCGGATGCTCGAGCGGGGGTAG
- the pyrC gene encoding dihydroorotase yields MQYLELRAPDDMHLHLRQGEALIHYARDAARSFARGLVMPNTIPPLTSPDAVRECGSRIRRAAPGFTPLLTFKILPNMDPGLVHSLKEAGAVAGKLYPEGVTTNAEDGVRDVEALFPVFEAMAGEDLVLCVHAEIPGAPVFEREVAFHETFLRIHRAFPSLRLVFEHISDARTLALIRDLPADRVAGTITLHHLLFTLEDLMGGALNPHLFCKPVVKTADDRKALREAVFSGDPHFFFGSDSAPHPRAHKEQKGAAGCYTAPYALEALASLFEAHGVLGALEGFVSERGARFYGLPRNEGRLVLRREEWTVPEEYHDVVPACAGMRLTWRVVEKEG; encoded by the coding sequence ATGCAGTATCTGGAGCTGAGAGCGCCTGACGACATGCACCTTCACCTCAGGCAGGGTGAGGCCCTCATCCACTATGCCCGCGATGCGGCACGCTCGTTTGCCCGCGGCCTGGTCATGCCGAACACCATCCCTCCGCTCACCTCGCCCGATGCGGTGCGCGAGTGTGGGAGTCGGATTCGCCGGGCAGCCCCGGGCTTCACTCCCCTTCTCACCTTCAAGATCCTCCCGAACATGGATCCGGGCCTCGTCCATTCTCTCAAGGAGGCAGGGGCGGTGGCAGGCAAACTCTACCCCGAGGGGGTCACCACCAATGCAGAGGACGGGGTGCGCGACGTGGAAGCGCTTTTCCCTGTGTTCGAAGCCATGGCCGGAGAGGACCTCGTGCTCTGTGTGCACGCCGAGATACCCGGCGCCCCGGTGTTCGAGCGGGAGGTGGCCTTCCATGAGACCTTTCTGCGCATTCACCGCGCCTTTCCCTCGCTTCGACTGGTCTTCGAGCACATCTCCGACGCGCGCACCCTGGCGTTGATCCGAGACCTGCCGGCAGACCGTGTGGCGGGAACCATCACCCTTCACCACCTCCTCTTCACCCTCGAGGACCTCATGGGAGGGGCTCTCAATCCGCACCTCTTCTGCAAACCAGTGGTGAAGACGGCCGACGATAGAAAGGCCCTGCGTGAGGCAGTCTTCTCAGGCGATCCGCACTTTTTCTTTGGCTCGGACAGCGCGCCCCACCCCCGTGCGCACAAGGAGCAGAAGGGGGCGGCGGGGTGCTACACCGCGCCTTACGCACTCGAGGCCCTCGCCTCGCTCTTCGAGGCGCACGGTGTGCTCGGTGCGCTGGAAGGCTTTGTGAGCGAGCGCGGCGCCCGTTTCTACGGCCTCCCGCGCAACGAGGGAAGGCTGGTGCTCCGAAGGGAGGAGTGGACCGTACCGGAGGAGTACCACGACGTAGTTCCCGCCTGTGCAGGGATGCGGCTCACCTGGAGGGTGGTGGAGAAGGAGGGGTGA
- a CDS encoding MFS transporter, with protein MVKGMTTQERSWVLYDWANSAHTMIVMTVIFPMFFKGVLASGMEAHRSTALLGYANSAASLVVAFLAPILGALADYRNSKKRFFSVFFTMGVLATAGIAFVLEGQWSIGLLLFVISVIGFSGANIFYDSFVVDVTSSERMDWVSASGYGWGYIGGSIPFLLAMVLILLHKQLGLESQVPMVRASFLIAAAWWAVFSIPFFLFVKQNYFVEHAGRPVREAFSRLYHTFRNVAHYRALFVFLLAYFFYIDGVVTIIKMAIPIGMDIGLGQTTLLVVLLVVQFVAFPFSLIYGRLAERFSTRTMLFVGIATYFVITLLATSLPFIPSLGVKTAVFWLIAVLVGTAQGGVQSLSRSYYGRLVPKEKSAEFFGFFDVMGKFAAIMGPALVGAFTDLTRHTAAGIFSVNLLFLIGLVLLLVERNLEKRGV; from the coding sequence ATGGTGAAAGGTATGACGACCCAGGAGCGCAGCTGGGTGCTCTACGACTGGGCGAACTCTGCGCACACCATGATCGTGATGACGGTGATCTTTCCCATGTTCTTCAAGGGCGTGCTCGCCTCGGGGATGGAGGCCCATCGTTCTACGGCTCTCCTCGGTTATGCCAACAGTGCTGCCTCACTCGTGGTGGCCTTCCTGGCCCCGATACTAGGTGCCTTGGCTGACTACCGAAACTCCAAGAAACGGTTCTTCTCGGTCTTTTTCACCATGGGCGTGCTCGCCACCGCAGGGATCGCCTTTGTGCTTGAAGGTCAGTGGAGCATAGGGCTTCTCCTCTTTGTGATCTCGGTGATCGGGTTTTCGGGGGCCAATATCTTCTACGATTCGTTCGTGGTGGACGTGACTTCCTCGGAGCGTATGGACTGGGTCTCTGCGAGCGGCTATGGGTGGGGCTACATCGGCGGGAGCATCCCGTTCCTTCTCGCAATGGTCCTCATCCTTCTTCATAAGCAGCTGGGACTCGAGAGCCAGGTACCCATGGTGAGGGCCTCGTTCCTCATTGCGGCGGCCTGGTGGGCGGTCTTCAGCATCCCGTTCTTCCTCTTTGTGAAGCAGAACTACTTCGTGGAGCATGCGGGCAGGCCTGTGCGCGAGGCTTTCAGCAGACTCTACCACACCTTCAGGAACGTGGCCCACTACAGGGCCCTCTTCGTCTTTCTCCTGGCCTATTTTTTCTACATCGATGGGGTGGTGACCATCATCAAGATGGCGATTCCCATAGGGATGGATATCGGGCTTGGACAGACGACGTTGCTGGTGGTGCTCCTGGTGGTGCAGTTCGTGGCCTTTCCCTTTTCGCTCATCTACGGGAGGCTTGCGGAGCGGTTTTCCACCCGGACGATGCTCTTCGTGGGGATCGCCACGTACTTCGTGATCACCCTGCTCGCGACGTCTTTGCCGTTCATCCCTTCGCTCGGGGTGAAGACCGCGGTCTTCTGGCTCATCGCGGTGCTCGTGGGTACGGCGCAGGGTGGGGTGCAGTCGCTGAGCCGTTCGTACTACGGGAGGCTCGTGCCCAAGGAGAAGTCGGCGGAGTTCTTCGGGTTTTTCGACGTGATGGGCAAGTTCGCGGCGATCATGGGGCCGGCGCTGGTGGGGGCCTTCACCGATCTCACGCGCCACACGGCGGCGGGGATCTTCAGCGTGAACCTGCTGTTCCTCATAGGGCTCGTGCTCCTGCTGGTGGAGAGGAACCTGGAGAAGAGGGGGGTGTAG
- a CDS encoding peptidylprolyl isomerase, with product MKTRTIVCVLAALVLAVFPACAGGKGEPKGGETEEVQAAAPASGEAAARVNGEEVPSKEVEREVQRYVAQYQQYGMEVSPEEEQKLREQVLDVLIGRLLLLQEAKRMGLSVDQAQVDAQIEQYKLQSGSEETFKNILAQAGYTEEEFREELSRAFLLQQVVDEKVTKHLSVSDEEARAYYDENPEQFEQPEQIRARHILIRLAPDASKEEEEAAYAKIHEVQEKLNQGADFAELAKTYSEGPSAPNGGDLGFFGKGQMVPAFEEAAFALEVNQVSDVVRTEYGLHLIQVTDRQEAGKASFEEVKDQLKEMLLQQKSSEAINALVEELKGKAEIEIY from the coding sequence ATGAAAACAAGAACCATCGTATGCGTGTTGGCGGCATTGGTGCTCGCCGTGTTTCCGGCGTGCGCCGGCGGGAAGGGAGAGCCGAAGGGAGGGGAGACGGAGGAGGTGCAGGCGGCGGCTCCCGCTTCCGGGGAGGCGGCGGCAAGGGTGAACGGGGAAGAGGTGCCTTCGAAGGAGGTGGAGAGGGAGGTCCAGAGGTACGTCGCGCAGTATCAGCAGTACGGTATGGAGGTGTCGCCGGAGGAGGAACAGAAGCTCAGGGAACAGGTCCTGGACGTGCTCATAGGGAGACTCCTCCTCCTCCAGGAGGCGAAGAGAATGGGGTTGTCGGTCGATCAGGCCCAGGTGGACGCTCAGATAGAACAGTACAAGCTCCAGTCGGGTTCCGAGGAGACCTTCAAGAACATCCTTGCACAGGCGGGCTATACCGAGGAGGAATTCCGTGAGGAGCTCTCCCGGGCCTTCCTCCTCCAGCAGGTGGTGGATGAGAAGGTCACCAAACATCTCTCGGTGAGCGACGAGGAGGCGAGGGCGTACTACGACGAGAACCCGGAACAGTTCGAGCAGCCCGAACAGATCAGGGCGCGTCATATCCTCATCCGCCTTGCGCCGGATGCTTCCAAGGAAGAGGAGGAGGCCGCGTATGCGAAGATCCATGAAGTACAGGAGAAACTGAACCAGGGAGCCGATTTCGCCGAGCTCGCGAAGACGTACTCCGAGGGACCTTCCGCCCCCAACGGCGGTGACCTTGGATTCTTCGGCAAAGGCCAGATGGTTCCCGCCTTCGAGGAGGCCGCTTTCGCCCTCGAGGTGAACCAGGTGAGCGACGTGGTGCGTACCGAGTACGGGCTCCACCTCATCCAGGTCACCGACAGACAGGAAGCAGGCAAGGCGTCGTTCGAGGAGGTGAAGGACCAGCTCAAGGAGATGCTCCTCCAGCAGAAGAGTTCAGAGGCCATCAATGCCTTGGTGGAGGAGCTCAAAGGGAAGGCGGAGATAGAGATCTACTGA